A stretch of the Theileria equi strain WA chromosome 1, complete sequence genome encodes the following:
- a CDS encoding hypothetical protein (encoded by transcript BEWA_032400A) translates to MSSINIKRKCPNGEKDRSAGAINCPTHNHFKASLSNLDGKNHPHYRVCRHKRREVNILSLKYGSEELKDESGKDLTSTHTEIDEVYTYYSKVYDKKDEWNISRPLLLRILDKGKYYLYENADAKNEKDSEEQDKEHRELKPPTNTKWRGIPDNGFYYVNGNPTQALKEKLNRLTCDLHNLHIVDIHKTVTYKCACDETVVTNEPIIGRYIKYNHSYSSGIRPIRYKNVSLEDDYQLLTLTLDYTLTLTVYYWDEDKEHTRPLMLDVYVEDYNSIVPVSNNGEEDNSKWTIIGELGSASEKQLQEHKCKLFNPVTIDVSAKTEKYDNLYCIKEGCKKESPHKVMVENYGRLALNNYKAKRHTYGGKKFTITGFTGEPKIHGKELPIWNVKEVVIFFLRCPEGPSDPATNTPLLVYVNNNGGSTHKWYKNEGTNAGYKLAEEKGLGTKNLQEVYSNS, encoded by the coding sequence ATGTCCTCAATAAACATAAAGAGGAAGTGCCCAAATGGAGAGAAAGACAGAAGTGCTGGAGCTATAAATTGTCCAACACACAACCATTTTAAAGCTTCTCTATCTAATTTAGACGGTAAAAATCATCCACACTACAGAGTATGTCGTCATAAGAGGAGGGAGGTAAATATCCTTAGCCTAAAATATGGTAGCGAAGAACTTAAAGATGAGAGTGGAAAGGACCTTACCTCAACGCACACTGAGATAGATGAAGTATACACTTACTACAGTAAAGTATATGACAAGAAAGATGAGTGGAACATAAGTAGACCTCTTTTACTCAGAATCCTAGATAAAGGAAAGTATTATTTGTATGAAAACGCAGATGCAAAAAATGAGAAAGATAGTGAAGAACAAGACAAAGAGCATAGAGAACTAAAACCACCTACAAACACTAAATGGAGGGGGATCCCAGATAACGGGTTTTACTATGTAAATGGTAACCCAACTCAAGCACTTAAAGAGAAACTTAATAGACTCACCTGTGATCTGCACAATCTTCATATCGTGGACATTCACAAGACAGTAACGTACAAATGTGCATGCGATGAGACAGTGGTAACTAATGAACCAATTATTGGCAGATATATCAAATACAATCATTCATACAGTTCAGGTATAAGGCCAATTagatacaaaaatgttagCCTTGAAGATGATTACCAACTCCTCACACTCACCCTTGATTATACTCTTACTCTCAcagtatattactgggacGAAGATAAAGAGCATACAAGGCCTCTTATGTTAGATGTGTATGTTGAAGATTATAATAGTATAGTTCCTGTTAGTAATAACGGGGAAGAGGATAATAGTAAATGGACTATTATAGGGGAGCTTGGATCTGCATCTGAGAAACAACTTCAAGAGCACAAGtgtaaacttttcaatCCTGTGACAATAGATGTCTCGGCAAAAACCGAAAAGTATGATAATCTATACTGTATAAAGGAAGGATGTAAGAAAGAATCTCCTCATAAAGTAATGGTTGAAAATTACGGTAGACTGGCTTTGAATAACTACAAAGCCAAAAGGCACACCTACGGAGGAAAGAAGTTTACCATAACCGGTTTTACTGGGGAGCCCAAAATACATGGGAAAGAACTTCCAATATGGAATGTTAAGGAGGTAGTAATCTTCTTTCTGCGGTGTCCGGAAGGTCCTAGTGATCCTGCCACCAACACACCTCTTCTAGTATATGTGAACAATAATGGTGGAAGTACTCATaaatggtacaagaatgagggTACAAATGCTGGTTATAAATTGGCAGAGGAGAAAGGACTAGGAACTAAGAATTTACAGGAAGTTTATTCAAATTCCTGA